The DNA segment TGCCGACACTAGCTGCGCAAACGGACCTGCGAACGAAATCCAAATGCTCTGCAGTGATCCCAAGTTTCCGTACGACCGACCGCCACGTGGAATCGCGAGACCGCCAAAGTGATAAAGCACGACCGATGATTCGATTCCGTACTGCCGATACGCCAGCGCATGGCCGAGCTCGTGAATCAAAATCGACACAAACACGCACAACGTCCAACCCAACAACAATGGCACCACGCCGGGGCTGAGTTGCCGCAGCATCATGTCCAATCCTTGGACAAAGTTGTACCCAATGATGATCGACATCAACCAAAATCCCCACGCGATTCGCACGGGAAAGCCCAGCAATTGAAACCGCAAATCGTACGGTGAGTGACTCGGTTCTTGCAGCAGCATCAGTGTCGCTAGGTGGGAGTTCGAAAGTTATCGGCACATTCTAACAATCAGCTCGTCATTGTGGGTTCTGCGCCTTTTCACTGGCGATTGTTCAACTAGCACCCATTCGACTGAACGATCGATATTCGTGCGCAGCGCTCTCTTGCATGCAGGCTCTGGACGGTTAGCCGGCAACGTTTTGCCGACGTTCCCCCCAACATTGTCCGGAGATTCACCATGTCCCAATCCCAGCGGCTCACCGTGGCGGCCGCCTTTGCTGCGGCCACTTTGCTCGCGATCGGCTCGCAAGTTTCTCCCGCCAGTGCGGCCGGCCTGTTGGTCGCCGACGGTGGGTTCGGCGGCGTCTTGGAAATCCAGTCTCAAGATGTTCGCGTCACGATCAATAACTCGATCGCGGTAACTCAAGTCGATCAGGTCTTCTTGAATACAGAAAACCGACAAGTCGAAGCCCTCTACACCTTTCCGGTTCCCCGCGAAGCCAGCGTGTCGAACTTCAGCATGTGGATCGGCGGCAAAGAAATGATCGGTGAAGTCGTCGAAAAGCAGCGTGCTCGCGAAATCTACAACAGCTACAAACAGAAACGTCGAGACCCTGGTCTGTTGGAACAGGTCGATTTCAAGCAGTTTGAAATGCGAATCTTTCCCATTGCGCCAGGCGCTGAACAACGGGTTCGGATCGAGTACTACCAAGAACTCGACATCGACCACGACTGGGCAACCTACGTCTATCCGCTGGCGACTAACGTCAACGGCAAACCCCTCGACACCAAGGTTCGTGGACGATTCTCGATGAACGTCGACTTGAAAAGCGAAGTCCCTATCGAAGAACTGCGCAGCGAATCTCATACGGAAGATTTCGTTGTCGTTTCGCATCAAGCGGACTACGCCCAAGCCGCCATGGAGTTGACCGAAGGCGACTTGTCACGCGACATCGTCATGGCCGTTCAAACCAAACGCGCACGAACGGGGTTGGATGTGGTCACTAGCCACCCCAAGGGCGAGGACGGGTACTTCATGATGACGTTGACGCCGGGCGAAGACCTTAGCGCATCCGTCGAACCGATGGACTATGTGTTTCTGTTGGATGTTTCCGGCAGCATGGCTCGCGATGACAAGTTGGCGATCAGCCGCAACAGTGTGATGGCGTTCATCGATTCGCTCGGTGCCGAAGACCGTTTTGACTGCCTAGCGTTCAACTTGGCGCCAACGCCACTGTTTCAAAAGATGGAAACGCCGACGCAAGATAATCTTAAAAAGGCTCGCGACTTCTTCGCCGACCAACGCGCCCGCGGCGGCACCGTACTGCAACCCGCATTGTCGGCTGCCTATGCCTACCGCGACGACGATCGACCGCTCAATGTGGTACTGCTTAGCGACGGCATGACGGAGCTCGGCGAGCAAGCCGAATTGTTGCGTTTGATTAGCAGCCGACCGGCCGGCGTACGTGTGTTCTGCATCGGCGTTGGCAACGAAGTGAACCGGCCGCTGCTGGAACAAATAGCAACCGGTGCCGGAGGACTGGCAGCATTCGTTTCGACCGAAGACAGTTTTGGCCGGCAAGCGAAACTGATGCGACAAAAACTCGTTCGCCCAGCGATCGAAAACCTCAGCCTTTCCTTCGATGGTGGCCGGATCACGGACGTTGAACCAACCGCCGCCGGCGACTTGTTCTACGGCACCCCCTTAAGAATGTACGGGCGTTACGGCGACGCGGCAGCGGTGACGGTCACCCTGCGAGGCCAGGTGCAAGGCGCTCCCTGGGAACAAACCGTCGACATGAAGTTGCCAGCCGACGGCGACAATGTCGATGGCAACAGCGAAATCGAACGGATGTGGGCACAGAAACGCGTCGCCCGATTGATGGCCGCCGAGCGAACCGGGGGTGCCTCGATGCGAGACGAGATCGTCCGTCTGTGCGAAGGCTACTCGATCGTTTCGCCGCACGCGTCAATGTTGGTATTGGAAAACGACGCAGAATTCAAACGATGGAAGATCGAACAACGAAACGCCATCCGTATCACTCGCGACCGATCGTCTCGCCAAGCCGTTCAAGCGAAGCTGACACAACTGAGAAACCGTGTCAATGACAGCTTTGAACTTGATCGTTCGCAAAAATTGGTGTCGACCAAAGCCAACACGCCCGCCGTGTCCCCTCAAAACCGATCAGCAGCAACACCATCGCCGTCGGCACCGCCCAGGAAGAACGACCAGAACAACAACCGCGGTGTCGACCTGGACTTTGGATTCAGTTCGGGTGGTGGTGGCGGCGGCGGAGCGATTGAACCATTCACCGCGCTGATCGCCCTGGGTTCAGCCGGTGTCGCTGCCTTGTCCCGGCGCCGCACGAATTCTCGCCGCCGCAAATCTGCTTAAGCAAAAAAACTTGCCGAGGAACCCACCATGAAAACGCCCACCACCATCGTCGTCGCGATCGCCGCCATCGCGACGTTTGCATCACCTTCGCTGGCGACACTCTGCCAAGTCGACTTCGACTTGATCGGCGACGGTCAGTGGTGGCGAATTCTGACGGGGCACTTCACACACTTCGACGGTTCACATCTGTTCTGGGACCTGCTGATGTTTGGTGTCCTAGGCGCGGTTTGCGAATGCAGACACCGTCGGTTCTTTCCCTTCGCCATGGCCTTCATGGCTGCAGGGATCACCGCGTCGATTGCGGTCTGGTGTGACGGCATCGACGTCTATCGTGGGCTCAGCGGAATCGACACCGGACTGTTCGTCTGGTTCGTCATCGACCAATGCCGGGCAAGCTGGATGGCCAATGACAAAAAGTCAGCCGCACTTTGGCTAGTTCCGGCAATCGGATTGGTAGGAAAATCAATCTTTGAAGCGCAAACCGGCCAAACCGTATTCGTCGACTCATCAACCTTCACACCACTGGTCCAGTCCCACTTAGCCGGCGCCGCAATCGGCGTGGTCTGTGCATCAGCCCATTATCGAATCCCGATCCAACGGCTAAGCGCGTTCCAAAACGGTTGGTTCAGTACCAAGCATAGCCGTGCGACCAGCAGTGCTCGCGGCGTATGAACCCGAACGGCAAGAGACGTGGCAATACCAACGTGCTGTTGGATTTCAGATCGATAAAGCAACGCTACCGCACTTCATCAACCGAGTAACGTGATTGGGTTTTGACGCGTCCATCGATCGATTTGCTCGGGATTTGCGCCAACTCGATCTAGCAAGATCTTCGCCATTGTTGGCATCGTTGTCGCGCATCCTGCAAAGTGCCTTCGATCGGCGGCCCAGGCTGCGCCATCCGAATCCACGTGAACCGTTTGATCGCCTAGCGTGTATTGCCCAGGACCGAGACCGGCCGCGCCGATCGCATCGGTGACAATGATCACTCGGTCATCAGGGATGCATTGCAAATAGTTCCGCAGTGCAAAATCGGGTACGTGGTGGCCATCGGCAATCAACGAAACCGAAACACGATCACTGCGAGCGAGCACTCGCTGGATGATGTTGTCGTGACGCGGCAACATCGCCGGACAACCGTTGCCTAAATGCGTATACAGCGTTAACCCCGAATCGATCGCCGCGTCAAGCTGATCGCCCGACGCGTCCGAGTGACCACCGGCCACCACGATTCCTTGTTCGGTTAAATGGCGAGTTACCACTGCGTTCAAATCCATCTCGGGGGCCAACGTCAGCAGCCGAACGTGACCGCCTCCAGCCTCCACCAAGCGACTCGCTGTCTCGACGTCAGCTTTCATGACAGCATCCTTCGGATGCGCACCGACATATCCATCGACCGGGCTGATGAACGGACCCTCGACATGAATCCCAGCGATCACTGCCGACACTTCGGAAAACGAATCAATAGCGACCGCGATCCGTCGGATTCGCGAACGCATTGCTTCGATCGGCGCTGTAATGATGGTGGCGAGAATTTTGTCGACACCGTCCGCTTTCAAACGCACGCAAACGTCAACGATCGCTTCATCGCTGATTTCATCGGCATTGAGGTCGACACCCGCGTATCCATTGACTTGCAGATCAACGAAGCCCGTCATGCCGACCGTTCCAGTGTCTTCACAGTTTCAGGCGAAAGCTTGGCCGCCGATGCTTCGTCGATAATCAGCAGCGTTTGATCGTGGCTTTTCAAGATGCTTGCTGGTACGGCAGGTGTGATCGGGCCCTCAATCGTCGCCGCAACGGCGACCGACTTTTGAGAATCCGGAACGCTGCAATAGATTTTGATCGACTTCAAAATCTGCTTCACTGACATGCTGATCGCGTGCGTGGGGACATCATCCAGCTGTGCAAACCACCCTTCACCAACCTGCTGCATGCGACAAGGACGATCCAGTTCGACGAGCAAGTAGGGATCCGCCGTTTCAAAGTCCGCGGGCGGATCGTTGAAGGCAAGATGTCCGTTCTCGCCGATTCCGACCAACGCGACGTCGATTCGCGATTCGCTGATCAACCGGCTGGCTCGCTGAATGGTTTCGGCGGGATCTTGGTCGCCGTATAGGTACTGAAAGTCGGCAAGCGGGACGCGATCAACGAAACGTTCCTTCAAGTAACGGCAAAACGACGCAGGGTGTTCCGCGGACAAACCAACGTACTCGTCCAAATGAAAACCGTTGACAAGTGACCAGTCCACGCCATCGGCTTTGACAAGGTTCTCCAAAACTTCGAACTGTGATGCACCCGTCGCGACAATCAAGTTTGCATGACCATGCTGCTGGATGGCATTTCGCAAATCTTCGGCGGCTCGGTCAGCCACCAGTCGCCCCATGGCATTTCGGTCAGCGGTTAAGATCGTTTGCATGGGTTATTAGTGGGTAGGTCGAACAATGTCGTGTGAGAACAAATAATGTTGAGACGAAGTTTAATCGTTTTCGTATTCGGATGCTGCTTGGTATCGATCAGCGGCGCGCAGGCCGACGATGCCGTCAAACAATCAGCGTCCGATGCCGAGATTCGTGTTCTGGCGGCTGACCAGCGACCCGACGACGCGCGAATCGGCGAGCTGAAGACGCTCAATGGGCACTTCCCATTCCACGTGCCCGCCGATCCTGCCGCTTGGCACGCTCGCGCCGAATCACTGCGTCGTCGGGTCTTGGTCGCCTGTGGTCTTTGGCCGATGCCTGCAAAGACGCCGCTGAATGCAAAGATCTTTGACAAAGTTCTGCGTGACGGTTTTTCGATTGAGAAAGTTGCTTTCGAAAGTCTGCCGGGGCACTACGTCACCGGCCTGCTGTTTCGGCCCACCGATCCCAAAGAGTCAACCGATGAAACGACCACTCAAACCAAACGTCCTGGTGTTTTATCGCCGCACGGCCACGGTGGACGCAACCAAGCGTTCACCGATCAAGAACTGGCGAACCAGATCGCGACCGGCGGCGAACACTTTGCTTGGTCCGGGCGAACTCCGAAACTTGCCAGATGTGCACAACTTGCCCGCATGGGATGCGTAACGTTCATCTTCGACATGCTCGGATATGGCGATTCCGTGCAAATTCCTTTCGAGATCGCTCACCGTCACGCAGGCGCTAGGCCCGAGGAAACGGCCGGCAATCCAGATGGATGGATCTTCTATAGCCCCGAAGCCGATCTACGACTGCAATCGATCATGAGTCTGCAGAGCTGGAACGCAATTCGCGCACTCGATTTTTTGGAATCTCTGCCTGACGTGGACGCCGATCGGCTGGCGGTCACCGGTGGCAGCGGCGGCGGCACGCAATCGATTTTGCTCGGTGCGATTGACCAGCGAATCAAGGTCTCGTTCCCCAACGGCATGGTGTCGACCTCGATGCAGGGTGGCTGCTACTGCGAAAATTGCAACCTACTGCGGATTGGCACGGGCAACGTTGAATTGGCGGCGTTGTTCGCGCCACGACCGCAGGCGATGACGGCCGCCGATGACTGGACATCCGACATGATGAACGATGGCTATCCGGAACTGAAATGGTTGTACGCGATGATCGGCAACGAATCCGATGTGCATTGTCGTCCGATGCTGAACTTCAAGCACAATTATAACTACGTCACCCGCGCGACGATGTACCAGTGGATGAATCGCCATCTAAAGCTTGGCCTTGAAGAACCCATCATTGAACAGGACTTCAAACCCTTCGACGAATCAGAAATCACCGTTTGGGGTGACCAACATTCGGCGCCCGCCGAAACCGGCATCCCTCATGAACGTTCGGTGTGTGGTTGGTTCGATGATCAAGCGAATCAAGTATTGGCTTTAGACAAACCCATGACCGAACAAGACATCGATCAATTTCGCCAAGTTGTCGGCGGAGCTTGGCAAACCATGATGGGCGCTGATGTCGCTCCCGAAACTACGTACCGCGAAGTGGCATCGCAATCAACAAAACACCGAAAATGGACTCTTGGACTGGTCCGCGCCACCGCACTAGGCAGTGAATTGCCACTCGTCACGGTGATGCGTGCAGAGGGCCCCGATGCTTCGAAAGGAATCGTGGTTTGGACGGCTAGCGGCGGCAAAAACTCTGTCTGGAAAGACGCCGGATCACCCGGCACACCGCTGTACCGAGTCATCCAAGCCGGCTTCACCGTGATGCTGCCCGATTTGATCGGACAGGGTGAATTCCTGGACGGTAGCGATGCATCAAACACACAGCGAGTCATCGACGACCCTCGCTCTTATTCTGCTTTCACGTTCGGATACAACCCAACGCTAGTTGCCTCACGTTGCCAGGACCTGCTAACGCTTGCTGCCCACGCCCATTCCCTGAAACCGACGCGAGTCACGTTGATTGCCACCAAGGGCACGGCGGCTTGGGCCGCGCCCGCCGCCGCGATTGCTGGACCGTCGATTAATCACGCAGTCATCGATACCGACGGTTTTCGGTTTGCATCGGTCAC comes from the Rubripirellula reticaptiva genome and includes:
- a CDS encoding VIT and vWA domain-containing protein — encoded protein: MSQSQRLTVAAAFAAATLLAIGSQVSPASAAGLLVADGGFGGVLEIQSQDVRVTINNSIAVTQVDQVFLNTENRQVEALYTFPVPREASVSNFSMWIGGKEMIGEVVEKQRAREIYNSYKQKRRDPGLLEQVDFKQFEMRIFPIAPGAEQRVRIEYYQELDIDHDWATYVYPLATNVNGKPLDTKVRGRFSMNVDLKSEVPIEELRSESHTEDFVVVSHQADYAQAAMELTEGDLSRDIVMAVQTKRARTGLDVVTSHPKGEDGYFMMTLTPGEDLSASVEPMDYVFLLDVSGSMARDDKLAISRNSVMAFIDSLGAEDRFDCLAFNLAPTPLFQKMETPTQDNLKKARDFFADQRARGGTVLQPALSAAYAYRDDDRPLNVVLLSDGMTELGEQAELLRLISSRPAGVRVFCIGVGNEVNRPLLEQIATGAGGLAAFVSTEDSFGRQAKLMRQKLVRPAIENLSLSFDGGRITDVEPTAAGDLFYGTPLRMYGRYGDAAAVTVTLRGQVQGAPWEQTVDMKLPADGDNVDGNSEIERMWAQKRVARLMAAERTGGASMRDEIVRLCEGYSIVSPHASMLVLENDAEFKRWKIEQRNAIRITRDRSSRQAVQAKLTQLRNRVNDSFELDRSQKLVSTKANTPAVSPQNRSAATPSPSAPPRKNDQNNNRGVDLDFGFSSGGGGGGGAIEPFTALIALGSAGVAALSRRRTNSRRRKSA
- the rrtA gene encoding rhombosortase; this encodes MKTPTTIVVAIAAIATFASPSLATLCQVDFDLIGDGQWWRILTGHFTHFDGSHLFWDLLMFGVLGAVCECRHRRFFPFAMAFMAAGITASIAVWCDGIDVYRGLSGIDTGLFVWFVIDQCRASWMANDKKSAALWLVPAIGLVGKSIFEAQTGQTVFVDSSTFTPLVQSHLAGAAIGVVCASAHYRIPIQRLSAFQNGWFSTKHSRATSSARGV
- a CDS encoding N-acetylglucosamine-6-phosphate deacetylase translates to MTGFVDLQVNGYAGVDLNADEISDEAIVDVCVRLKADGVDKILATIITAPIEAMRSRIRRIAVAIDSFSEVSAVIAGIHVEGPFISPVDGYVGAHPKDAVMKADVETASRLVEAGGGHVRLLTLAPEMDLNAVVTRHLTEQGIVVAGGHSDASGDQLDAAIDSGLTLYTHLGNGCPAMLPRHDNIIQRVLARSDRVSVSLIADGHHVPDFALRNYLQCIPDDRVIIVTDAIGAAGLGPGQYTLGDQTVHVDSDGAAWAADRRHFAGCATTMPTMAKILLDRVGANPEQIDRWTRQNPITLLG
- a CDS encoding glucosamine-6-phosphate deaminase — its product is MQTILTADRNAMGRLVADRAAEDLRNAIQQHGHANLIVATGASQFEVLENLVKADGVDWSLVNGFHLDEYVGLSAEHPASFCRYLKERFVDRVPLADFQYLYGDQDPAETIQRASRLISESRIDVALVGIGENGHLAFNDPPADFETADPYLLVELDRPCRMQQVGEGWFAQLDDVPTHAISMSVKQILKSIKIYCSVPDSQKSVAVAATIEGPITPAVPASILKSHDQTLLIIDEASAAKLSPETVKTLERSA
- a CDS encoding glucuronyl esterase domain-containing protein — its product is MLRRSLIVFVFGCCLVSISGAQADDAVKQSASDAEIRVLAADQRPDDARIGELKTLNGHFPFHVPADPAAWHARAESLRRRVLVACGLWPMPAKTPLNAKIFDKVLRDGFSIEKVAFESLPGHYVTGLLFRPTDPKESTDETTTQTKRPGVLSPHGHGGRNQAFTDQELANQIATGGEHFAWSGRTPKLARCAQLARMGCVTFIFDMLGYGDSVQIPFEIAHRHAGARPEETAGNPDGWIFYSPEADLRLQSIMSLQSWNAIRALDFLESLPDVDADRLAVTGGSGGGTQSILLGAIDQRIKVSFPNGMVSTSMQGGCYCENCNLLRIGTGNVELAALFAPRPQAMTAADDWTSDMMNDGYPELKWLYAMIGNESDVHCRPMLNFKHNYNYVTRATMYQWMNRHLKLGLEEPIIEQDFKPFDESEITVWGDQHSAPAETGIPHERSVCGWFDDQANQVLALDKPMTEQDIDQFRQVVGGAWQTMMGADVAPETTYREVASQSTKHRKWTLGLVRATALGSELPLVTVMRAEGPDASKGIVVWTASGGKNSVWKDAGSPGTPLYRVIQAGFTVMLPDLIGQGEFLDGSDASNTQRVIDDPRSYSAFTFGYNPTLVASRCQDLLTLAAHAHSLKPTRVTLIATKGTAAWAAPAAAIAGPSINHAVIDTDGFRFASVTNYRDPNFVPGSVKYGDLPAILALRAPHSLHFLGETPLPRLVADAFKFSASPQKDSKVNDEINSLMD